The sequence below is a genomic window from Montipora capricornis isolate CH-2021 chromosome 14, ASM3666992v2, whole genome shotgun sequence.
TCAACTGGTTACATTTCACATGGATGACATACAACGAACAACCAACCACGATGGTGGTCTTcgaggaaaaacaaaagatgaGATTGTCGCAGAATACTCGGAATGCTTTGAGGGATTAGGACGAATAGCTGAGCCATACCACATCAAAATAGACAAAGACGTGGAGCCTGTTGTTCACCCCCCCGAGAAAAATACCAGAAACACTTAGATCGAAACTCAAGGACGAACTTGAGAAGATGGAAAAATCTGGAGTTATATCGAAAGTGAATGAGCCCACACCATGGGTCAACTCAATCATTGTCAATGAAAAACAATCTGGTAAGCTACGAGTGTGTATTGACCCCCGTGACCTTAACAAAGCAGTCAAGCGCGAACATTATCAACTTCCCACCCAGGAAGAAATTACTGCTCGCCTCGCAGGAGCGAAATACTTCAGTCATCTAGACGCCAAATCCGGATTTTGGCAAATTCCATTGGATACGGAAAGCTCTCTGCTGACAACGTTCAACACGCCATTTGGCAGATTTAGATTCAATGTTATACCTTTTGGCTTCGTTTTCGCACAGGAAGTTTTTCACCGCACTGTTAGCGAATTATTTGCTGACATTCCTGGTTGTGAAACAGACATTGATGACATTTTAGTGTGGGGGAAAACCCTCGACGAGCATGATCGAAATTTGAAGCTGACACTTGACAGAGTCAAGGCGATTAACATGACATTAAACAAAGACAAGCTTAAAGTACGTGAAACAGAACTAGTGTATCTTGGAGAAAAACTAACTGCAGATGGTCTGAAacctacggtggcccacaagggcaaTACACcaatatatattccagtacaccaatatatattccagtacaccaatatatattccagtacaccaatatatattccagtacaccaatatatattccagtacaacaatatatattctagtacaacaatatatattccagtacaacaatactTATTGCAGTACAACAATACTTATTGcagtacaacaatatttattgcagtacaacaatatttattgcagtacaacaatatttattgcaGTACAGAATGATGTATATTCAAGTACAGATATACATTTTTATTCCGTGACAGAATTATAAGTTCCAGTACAGAAATATATATTCTAGtacaaaaatatgtatttcaGTACAAAGATGTGTATTCCAGGACAGAAATTTGTGTGTTCCAGTACAGAACTGTGTTTCAGTACAGAAATATATTCCGTTCCTAGCTCTCCCAAGGTCAAGGCTAAATAATTTCCCCAGACCTCTTTGCGGTCGTCCCCGCGTGTTTGATAATGGCGGCCTTCTGTGGAAAGTGTGGCTGTATGCTTCTAAAATCGTATTTTTTTTGCCCAAAGTGTGGAGATAAAATCTCGCAAGTTGGAACTACTAGTAGTGTTAGTAGTAGAACGGCGACTAGTACAAGCACTAGCACAAGCTCTGCATCTTTTCCCGCGACCATTTCCAATTTCGAAACATTCAGAGAGCGAAAGGAAACGGAGAGGCGTTCGTTCAGTGTCAGAAAGAAGTCCTGTTCCAAGAAGCAAAGAATTCAAGATTCAGAAGTGTGCATCACCGTGGGGCTAATGAAAAACAGGAAAACTGTCAAGCAAGGGGAACGACTTCCCGTAAAGTTGTCGACCTCCGCAACTGCGATAGACATACTAGAAGCTGCAAAGAAGAAACACGCAGCATACAATAAGAGATTTCGTGCAGGGGAATACCGTTTGGTTTACAAGGATGGTTCTGATGTTGATGTCATTCCTGGAACTGACGAGCCATTCAGTTTACGGCGCTACAAGGAAGAATCGGGCTTTGGATATGCACGTATCAACTTATTTCTGCTGCCAGCCAGCACCATTTTTGATGAGTTGCAGGAATCTTTGCAAGAGACCGACTCTGATATAGGTGACGATCTAGACGGGTTAGAACCCGACGCAGACCATCAAGAGTTGCTACAACCAGTGGAATGGCTGCAGCCGAGTTGTACCTCTGGACACACGTACAACGCTGATGCTAATGCTTGGTCCAGAGAGACAGAAGGGAAAATAGAGTGCCCGACTTGTTTCAAACAGTTCCCAATTGACGAAGTCAGCCTGCATGCTGATGAATGCGCTGATGCATTCTGGGAGAGAGTTGGTGATGAAAAGGAAATTACCCTGCAAAATAACGTTGAAGATGGGTTGTCACAGAAAGATCTGAAGAGTGAAATTTTACAGCTCAGACTGAGGCATCTTAAGGAAAAAGAGGAGGCTGTTCGTGTCACTGTCCGGAGAAAGAACATTTGGGATGATTTCAAGCGTTCACGTGAACGCTATTACACCCCGGACAGAATTCTGAAGGTGACGTTCTCTGGGGAGCCAGCAGTGGACAGTGGTGGCCCAAAACGGGAGTTTTTTGCaggttttaatttgttttcttttcttttacagtTACATGTAGGTTAGTGGCAAAAATGTAAGTACACTGTATTTACTACATTACGGCTTaaacttaaattttatttgatatAAAATGATCACCCTTATAATGATAAGGCAGTAAATTAATGATGTGAGTATTTTTGATGGTGAAAAAGGTGCAAATAAGTATGGAATTCGTTATGTCTATGAACATTCACTTATTAAAAAAACATTTGGTTTCGATTGGAACAAGGATAGCTGTTCTTGGTCAAACAACAAATTTGTcaagaaggggggggggggggggttgggggaaACGTTTGTTGACAGAGTTTTATTGTCATGTTTTAGAAGTTTTAAGCTATGTTGAGACAAGACTGTTTGTGGAAGGAATTCcatcaaaatcaaccatttCTCTCAACCGTGGAGATTTTAAACTGGCCGGGGAAGTGATGGCAATGTCCATTGTGCAGCATGGACAAGCACCAAACTTTTTGGCACCTGAGATCTATGCATATTTCAGTGGAAATCTTCAAATACAAGACATAACATCTCCAAGCCACAGGGAGTTTTGTGAAAAGGTGATATGCTAAATTTGTATTCATGTGCGGAACAGAATTTGATTTGCTTTGTACAAAGCACAACTTGTCTATTAGCAGTGACAGCAGGCCTGGCAGCTATATGTATATCTTGCATTTTGGTTGTTAAATATCAAAATGCCCATCCATGCCAATCGAGGCCATCCCCTTTGGTCAACGATGTAGGAATCAGTCTTTTCCTCTATGATATTTAATCAGGAAAAACATTAATCTTGCTGAGACACATTTTTTAGGATTCACTTTAATTGTGCCTTGATGGTTGTAAATATAACTTCTTAAGCATTGTTGTAGGAATGTTTGTCAACTTCAAAGCTCTATAACTTGCACTTTTATATTTAAACGTTTTTAATTGCTACAGTATAATTGTCATTGTCCTATTTGGTGGCAAAATTGTATTTGTTGTAACTTGTGATTCTGTTTAGTGCCTGTCCATAACTTTTCAAGTGCAAACGTTTTTCCACCATTTTGCTCAGCAAGCAAAGATATACAGAGTAAAGAATTGGACATAACTATATGGCCCGGTATTCAAGGATTGGAAGATACAAATAAACTTTTCAAATCTGCAATTCAACTTTAGATTCAAAGAGCAACAAATGAAGAGCTCCCAGACATATTGCAAGCAGAAGATGCTTATCCTTTTCTTGAAGAGGTCGGTTATCATGGGGTGCCGGCAAGGGAGACTAAAGAATCAATTGAAAATGTTGTGAGGTAGGTTTACGCAATAATAAATTTAAGTAAGTGTGGCTCACAATACTTTTAAGTTtacattgaaggttaacaaaATGAAGTATAATTACAATGATGTGGAACTTGAACACAGTTAGTCCCCCGTAAATGAAATGTTCAGAAATTAGGATCattttcacagaaaaaaaaaagtgctatTTTTCTCCCATTGTGTGGCTGTTTGCGAGTTCGATGTTTTAAAGTGGTAGGTATAGTTTGCAGTTTAATCAGAACGCAGTGTGACAAGACAAggaagttgtttatttcacacgaACGCAGTAATTCCACTCCGGACTTCACAACAAGCACACGCTAAACTTGTTAACAATGCTTCGACCTCCGTCGCTCTCGTATAAACACACGGCCTCTGCCTTGATCTCCACGTAACCTCTCTGTTCCACTTAACAAACACGACCTCTGTCACTCTTCAAAGCATCCAAGGTCTGCACGAGACGTTCGtcacacttcagtaaacactactGTAAAACTCCTCAAACATTCCTGGGATAAAAACCATCTAAACACTACATCGATTCGCTTATATACTTTACAGCGAAAGATTCTAGAACTTCCTGGCTTTActaaataaagtaatattacaataagaaACTATCTACAGCAACATACGCAAACGGCTTAAAATGGGATTACTGAATCACGATGATACAAcactaattaaatattctagaagATTCGAGACGAAATTAGCATATTCGCGAATGATCCAAATACTAGTCATGCAATAATTTTTAGTAACAGAGGCCATATCCAAACTGTCAGTGAGACAACATTGAAAGCCAGAAATAAATCTGTCTGAGCTTTAAATCAGCCATCAGAGCCTACTTCTCCTtggagagatatacaaggaacctcccgtgatctcttatagaaaagggaaatcgcttaaagacatgcttgttaaaGGAAAACTATAAAGgattttatcaacacaatgagCACAGAGCGGGAGTCGgacaggtctgtcaaccccattttaataTGCCTCTTCATCCTCTTGTCTGATTCAGATCAATCTGCATAAATTTGCAAGTGGGCAAGGTTCTCCCACAGTTGGTGCAATTACATGAAGGTTTGTCCACATGTGGTGTCCTTGGTGCAGTGCAAAAATCACCTAAATTGTGGGAATCAGCATTTGTTTCTGGTGCTGGTTATAGTGTTACAGCCAACAACTTGATAGAGGAAATACAACCTGAATTTAGTGTTAGCcagatgaagaaagaaaaagaagcagaCTGTTACCACTATTTGTGTGAATTTATTCACAGCCTTGAAGCAAAGTGTAAGTATCAAAGATAAAGTTAGGTGGTCGTGCTAGTTACCTTGTCCAGTAAGGCTTCAATAAACTTTAAAAATCGGACACCAATCTTACTATAGAAACATAAAGATGATGGCATGTATTTCACACATTACATAAACAGTAATCGATTTTCTTAATTTGAAGACCTATTGTGGCACTTTGCTGTAGCCTACACCTAGATGCAAAGGTCTTGAAGCCTGCAAATCTAAAACCAAAAATCTTAATGAAGCTAAAAGTAAGGAAAACGTATAATTTCTCCAGAAACGTTTTATCCACTTAGTTCCTTGGAAAAACTATGCTCAGTCTACCGACCATTTGTGAAAAATATTAAGAAGAGAGTGCAtacatctttttttttgttgtcagtTTCATGCCACAATCACTATTGTTGGAATTATTATTTGCAGCCATAGAAGAGCTTGGTGTGGCCGATTTCCTGAAATGGCTGACTGGCTCTCGCAACTATCCTCCCCTTGGGTTTCCCAAAAAAATCAGGTGCCAGTTCCTTCACGGATGCCCGGGTAGTTGTAAATGCAGGCCAACAACCTCCACTTGTGACTTAGTGTTTACACTACCTGTGCATCTCAACACAGAAGAAGAGATGGGATTGCTCATGACATCTGCACTGACAGATAGCTTTGGCTTTACGTTGCTGTAAGGACAAAAGCAGCCAAGTTATGACTTTTGCACAATGCTGTAGGTGTGATGTTCTGAAATGTCACAGTGTGAATAGTATACAACCTTCAGTGTTGGCCGGCACAGATAATTGTGTCATGTCCCCCTTCCTCCAGCTATGTAGTTTAttgaaattttgttaattatgcaaCAATAAATCTGATCTTTTCTCTGACCTTAGCAGTTCTGTTTGTTCAGTCCTAAAATGGCTCaatcaatagaccttattcacgatggccgccatgttggattagCTATTATCATGCAACTTAGCTACTCAcatctgagggggcaaacaacagaAGTTCGAGAGATTGTAACGAACATTGTAGCCACACAGACAATTGGTTTCACGTTcgttgaatgtttatcacctaagtagtaaaatagaagaATAACTTAATTCCAGTCTatgttattttcaatatttcgacgatccgattttccgcaatttgccttttttccaatgtttgctcCCCAGCATAAccattggctaatttgcataacaatttgaaaaccaacatggcggctatcgtgaataaggcctataggccacttcggaaagtaccataatactctttgtttgtccacccaaattttgcataagcattgtttccagtttctcttgggacttacaatggtcccaagagaaaacagaaGCGATgctaatgcaaaatttggggggacaaagaaagagtattaaGGTACTTTCCGCAGTGGCCTATTCCAGGCCTTATCATAACCCTTCCCCTGGCCATTTAACATCATGTCGTCAGCTAGTGCACAGAATATCTCCTCAATAAGGTGTGAGCATCAACACAAATACCCACCATTGAAACAGTATGAAAATTGCAGTTTCTCTGAAGTAATATAAAAGTCACAGTTTAAAGGTTTCAAGCACCATTTCCTGGAACCAAGATGAGACAAAAGTGCTACCTGCAAGTCACGAAAATCCCAGATACCATGGTCAACACATCCACACAATCGGTTTGCTCATGAAGAAATAGAATAGGATTTAAGACAGCAAGTGTGAGGTTGTGAGGATGGTGTCATGTGGGCTTGACTTAACATGACAGTTGTTGAGTAATTTGACAAAAGGCCCACTCCCAACCTGACCTTGCCTAGCCCCACCAAGTGGACTGACAAGTTATCAAATGCTCAGGGAATAATGGTTGCACCTGAAAAAGTTGGAACCTTAAGTCCACTGTTCTACCTTCTTGCCACTGACAACAGGTCGAGATATAAATTTTCGGCCTCTTTCCAGTCTTTTGGTTCCCGTAAGTCACTGTTAGACAACACATAATTGAAGTAGTCTTGGTATACATTTGTTACCTCCTCCACCTGCAAAAAGTTCTCCCTGAAGTGATCAATCTGTACACTTGAGATGGGTAGAATCAATCCGTCAACTCCACCGTGGTCCTCTGGCAGGGAAAACAATTCATCGGGTCTGCCAGGAACTGTGTCATGCCGTGAATCTCTTATGCGGTGCGTGTTCCAATGTTCTTTTACAAAATCAAGATCTTTTTGGATGATTCCCGAAAACGAGAACCAAATGCACTCTTTTTCGAGCTCACTGCCCGGGTTGAATTTCCCATTTTCAATCATATCTTGGAAATAGTTTATCCACCATGTAGACCGGTTTCGGCGATAGAAAGACCACCATCCTTCTATCCTCTGATTGGCAGGAGATGGGCCGTAAATATGGGCATCTACATCCTGTCTAAATTCGCACTGCAAAGCAGCCATTAAGACATTCTCAGTGCCACAGTCGGTTCTTAATTTCACTGGACAACCACCATAATCATCGACGCAATCAACAAAATTTGATGCTGCTGTCTCCGGAAGGTTGTTTGACCTAACCACCCGAAGCCACATGATCTTTCTGCTCCACCCATCAATGCATCCATGTATTGGGAAACCATATGGTTTGAGTTTGTCGTAACCGTCCACGTGCCAACAATGGTTGGGACCTGGCGCTCTATATTTCCTTCGTCTTAGACGCCGTCTTCTCCTGGTTTCGCATCCTTCAGGGTCAAGTTCCCTCATAATCTCTTCTACAACCCTCCTTGGTACTTGAATACCTTTCATCGATAGTGTATGCCACATTGAGCGATATCCTGCCATACACCCAGGACCTTCCATTTCTTGTTCTATATGTCTTCGCACCTCTATCTCGTCGTACAAAGCCAGTTTTCTACGAAGGCCAAATTCCTTCAGCCGATTCTTGAGAGTTCGCTCTGACATCTTGATGCCGTGCTGCTTAGAAAGCATGTGTAGTATACTCTTGTACTCAAATCCTCTTGATAAATAGAAAGTTATTATGGACTTCTCATCACACAGAAGCTCTCGCCTGCAACTGGTACAAAATTTGTGCTCATAATTGCTAATATCGGCTCCACACTCACAAATGCTCAAGAAAGCCGCCATTTTGTAACTGCTTAACGTTCCCGCCAGCTGACCGCTGAGTGCACTGGGAATTAAGCCTCAACTCCATGGTTGCCTCCATCCACTACgctcaattttaaaaaaaattccatgcGCTGTATTTCTGTACGGGAATGTACATATTTCTCTGCTATAACATATTTATGTTGATATACTAGAACACACATCTTTGTACtgaaatacatatttttgtaCTAGAATATATATTTCTGTACTGGAACTTATAATTCTGTCACGGAATAAAAATGTATATCTGTACTTGAATATACATCATTCTGTACTGCAACAAATATTGTTGTACtgcaataaatattgttgtactgcaataaatattgttgtactgcaataagtattgttgtactggaataagtattgttgtactggaataagtattgttgtactggaataagtattgttgtactggaatatatattgttgtactagaatatatattgttgtactggaatatatattgGTGTAttgcccttgtgggccaccgtagaaACCAGATGAGAGCAAGATACAAGCTATTGTTAACTATCCTCGACCACAAAACAAGCAGGACGTCCTTCGACTCCTAGGCATGGTTAACTTCATATCAAAGTTCACACCACGTGTCTCTGACGTCACAGCACCACTACGAGAGCTCACAAAGAAAGATATAGAGTTCCACTGGACAGAAACACAGGAAACGGCCTTCAATAATCTCAAAGCTCAACTGGCCAATAGCGAAACACTCCAGTATTATGACGTGACCAAACCCGTAACACTTCAAGTTGATGCATCACAAAAGGGACTCGGAGCTGTTCTATACCAAGACAAAGGTCCAGTTGCCTACGCTTCTAAAGCAATGAACGACACACAACGAAATTATGCTCAGATAGAGAAAGAGCTACTTGCGATTGTCTTTGGATGCAAAAGATTCCACCAGTATATCTATGGTAAACATGTTGTCATCGAGACAGACCACAAACCGCTTGAGGCAATATTTCTCAAGCCCCTATCCCAAGGCCCATCAAGACTGCAACGCATGATGTTACAGTTACAGGAATATGACATCGAACTAGTGTACAAAAAGGGCTCAGAAATGTACATTGCGGATGCACTCTCCAGAGCATTTCCAAAGGACATTGTCACAGATAATTTCGAAAGAGAGATAGCAGAAGAGAAATGTATACATCTCATGTCAACGGAAGCGTACGTGACAGATCGTAAATTAAGGGAAATTAAAGCCCACATGTACACTGACAACCAAATGCGACTACTTACAACACAAATGAAACAAGGCTGGCCGTCAACCAAAAGCCTTGTACCACGGGAAATCAAGGAAtattaccaatacagagagaaGCTGAGTGAAAATGATGGACTTGTGTACTCTGGTCACGCAATACTAATACCACCTACACTGCGAAGAGATACGCTACACAAGCTACATAAATCACATCAAGGGATCGAGAAGACCAAGCAATTGGCTCGTCAAACCATTTTCTGGCCTGGCATGTCTGCCCAAATCGAAGACCTCATATCTAAGTGTGCAACATGTCAACGACATCGAAGCTCAAAACCGAAGGAGCCTCTACATCCACATCAATTACCACAGCGCCCCTGGCAACGCGTAGCCACAGATCTTTTCGAGTGGAACAAGCGCCCTCATCTTCTTGTAGTAGATTACTACAGTCGCTACCCTGAAGTTGCAGAGCTAAGGGACATGAGAGCTAAGACAGTGATAAGCAAGATGAAGTCGTTTTTCAGTCGACATGGCATTCCAGATGAAGTCGTGTCTGACAATGGTCCAAACTATGCTTTGCATGAGTTTGTGGAATTTGCAAACAGTTACGGATTTGTCCACACTACCACTAGTCCAAGGTACCCACAAGCTGGAGGCCTACATGAGCGGACCGTGCAAACCGTGAAGTCTATGTTAAAGAAAGCTGAGGAGTCTGGCGAAGATGTCTACCTAGCGCTACTAGACTATCGTAACACACCTATAGATGGGACAAGCCCTGCGCAAGCATTAATGAATCGCCCACTCAAGTCTACTATACCTGCAGCACCACAACACTTGAAGCCCGTGTTGGTAGACCATGAAGACTTCATAGCTCGACGTGAGACACAACAAAAGAAGCAATGCGATTACTACAACCGAACAGCTCAGTTTCTTCCAccactgaaagaaaatgaagcaGTGAGAATAAAGAAAACACCGGACAGCAAATGGGAACCGGCCAAGGTCGTAGAACAACATCGAACACCAAGATCATACATAGTTACCACTGAAGATGGCACAGCCTACAGACGAAACCGACGGCATTTGTTGAAGTTAAGTGGCGATACTCCACAAGCAGACAAGGAAGAAAAGACTGATGACCACAATGATGACATTATCCCTGAGAACAAAGAGGCTGACGACAAACCGGAATATCTAAGACAAGGACAACCCCAACCGGCTGCCCGCATGAGTAGTTTCGGACGGATTATCAAACCAAATCCAAAATATCTTTAATAGACTTTTCTTATGAACGCGGACACTTTATATTACTTTATACTTAACATCTTACATGTTCATGTTTACTTATGTTTATCCAAAGGGAGATGTAGTATATGATGTAATCTCACGTGACCCCCCACGCAATCTTGGTGTGTGACATGAGGTGAAAACTCGCATATGTGCCTTAGACCCAAACCGGGAACAACTAATAAAATCTTTACTTGTTACAATCATGTTGAACAATCGGATCAAAAGCGCATTTTATGTTAAAGATGGTGTAAATTCCAATGAAAAAGAAGGTACGACAAAtgaaatttcgctttctttAGACTTGATAAATGTGAAAGATAGCCACGACTTCTATGTCGGTGTTTGAAAACCTTTCTTGTTTGTCCTTGGTTGTTTGTAGCTGCAATACAACTCTACTGAAACTGCAAactgtattgtttttatttttttccaaattctgcGCTTCCAAATCGGGgttgcggcttatctacggatgcggcttatacacggacGTTTACggtagaataattacattatcttCATAGTATTattgtggttactcgtggtaaattataaaacagttttgttttactcccaatagccttcattttcccccaaaacaagctctgcaaagcatcttCGACAAGGTAACAGATCTTGTTGCTCCGACGGAGCAATTTAGGTGTGGAAAGTAAATACGTTCCATCTAACAGCCATCATGTCTGTTCCACGTTCATCTACAATACCACTCCGACTAAAAACAATAGGGCCTTTGCCAGTAGCAAAAATGGGGGTGTCCAAGTTAAATGTTATGTCTTTAGCATACTGCGTTTTGGGTGCTGGTAAGTGAACAAGCTGCCCTTCCAACAACAAAAGGAAGTCGTGCCACGTTATAATTGACGCTAACCATCTAATGTCATTTAAAAAGATACACTCAGCTTTTTCGGCACCAACCCACGCAAAACTGGAAGAAGCTGGATTGGTGAAAGTATTATAAATCACGTTTAAAGGATTGAGAAGAAATGTTTTGCCGCAATTTATGGCCCCAACCAACATTACGTTGCGATATTTTCCTCGTCCTTTGTCTAGACTCTCCACAATAGACTTGGCGAATTTGACTACGGAAATACCGTTGCGAATTAACACATCCTTTGCACAAGTTATCCACTGACGATTACAGCCATCCGAACATTCCTCAGCTAAACATTCATAAAGTAATTCCAttcgtgattttttgggccttttcaGAGTTTCTTCCGAATGTTCCATTTCCCATGCAATTTGTAATACCTCCGCCATTACTTTAGACCCTCGACTGATAATGAATTCTGCCACATCGGTTTTGCCTTCTTGCTTTTCCTGTCTAGCAAAAAAGAGTAGCTCTGTGcgggttttaatttttttggcaaCTATAATTTCTGCTACATCATAGCACgacattggttttttttttcctcgctCTCCTTTTGCTTTCCTGATCCTCTTCACATTTCTCTTCATTCACATCCGCAGATAAATCCGCCTCAGCTTCCCCTTCGTTACTTACAGATCTACGTGGCTTATTTGCGATCGATGCTTTTGTTGTTTTCGGGGGCCCATCACTCAGATCTGGATGTCCTTCACTTTGAATAAAATAGCCATCTTCTTTAGTTACATACTGCCAAGCACTAAAATAATTCCTGTGAATTGTTGAGAAATGAACAGAAATACCGCAACAAATCCATGTTTCACGGTTCTGACAAATAGGGTCAATATTGTAGAAGTGAACACGTGCTTTGCACTTACGTCGCAACACTAGCACATTTCCTTCGTTTCGCAGAGGACAACACACTTTTTACGCAAGAAAACTAGAA
It includes:
- the LOC138031641 gene encoding uncharacterized protein, whose protein sequence is MAAFLSICECGADISNYEHKFCTSCRRELLCDEKSIITFYLSRGFEYKSILHMLSKQHGIKMSERTLKNRLKEFGLRRKLALYDEIEVRRHIEQEMEGPGCMAGYRSMWHTLSMKGIQVPRRVVEEIMRELDPEGCETRRRRRLRRRKYRAPGPNHCWHVDGYDKLKPYGFPIHGCIDGWSRKIMWLRVVRSNNLPETAASNFVDCVDDYGGCPVKLRTDCGTENVLMAALQCEFRQDVDAHIYGPSPANQRIEGWWSFYRRNRSTWWINYFQDMIENGKFNPGSELEKECIWFSFSGIIQKDLDFVKEHWNTHRIRDSRHDTVPGRPDELFSLPEDHGGVDGLILPISSVQIDHFRENFLQVEEVTNVYQDYFNYVLSNSDLREPKDWKEAENLYLDLLSVARR
- the LOC138031640 gene encoding uncharacterized protein, with translation MEKSGVISKVNEPTPWVNSIIVNEKQSGKLRVCIDPRDLNKAVKREHYQLPTQEEITARLAGAKYFSHLDAKSGFWQIPLDTESSLLTTFNTPFGRFRFNVIPFGFVFAQEVFHRTVSELFADIPGCETDIDDILVWGKTLDEHDRNLKLTLDRVKAINMTLNKDKLKCGDKISQVGTTSSVSSRTATSTSTSTSSASFPATISNFETFRERKETERRSFSVRKKSCSKKQRIQDSEVCITVGLMKNRKTVKQGERLPVKLSTSATAIDILEAAKKKHAAYNKRFRAGEYRLVYKDGSDVDVIPGTDEPFSLRRYKEESGFGYARINLFLLPASTIFDELQESLQETDSDIGDDLDGLEPDADHQELLQPVEWLQPSCTSGHTYNADANAWSRETEGKIECPTCFKQFPIDEVSLHADECADAFWERVGDEKEITLQNNVEDGLSQKDLKSEILQLRLRHLKEKEEAVRVTVRRKNIWDDFKRSRERYYTPDRILKVTFSGEPAVDSGGPKREFFAEVLSYVETRLFILNWPGK
- the LOC138032499 gene encoding uncharacterized protein — its product is MAMSIVQHGQAPNFLAPEIYAYFSGNLQIQDITSPSHREFCEKIQRATNEELPDILQAEDAYPFLEEVGYHGVPARETKESIENVVRSICINLQVGKVLPQLVQLHEGLSTCGVLGAVQKSPKLWESAFVSGAGYSVTANNLIEEIQPEFSVSQMKKEKEADCYHYLCEFIHSLEAKSIEELGVADFLKWLTGSRNYPPLGFPKKIRCQFLHGCPGSCKCRPTTSTCDLVFTLPVHLNTEEEMGLLMTSALTDSFGFTLL